From Vitis vinifera cultivar Pinot Noir 40024 chromosome 14, ASM3070453v1, a single genomic window includes:
- the LOC100248669 gene encoding probable aldo-keto reductase 1, translated as MGEIQIPRVKLGNQGLEVSKLGFGCMGLSGVYNNPVPDDVGIAIIKHAFSKGITFFDTADVYGPFTNEVLIGKALKELPREKIQLATKFGIAGFDPATGMTVNGTPKYVRSCCEASLKRLDVEYIDLYYQHRVDKSVPIEETMEELKKLVAEGKIKYIGLSEPSPDTIRRAHAVHPITALQMEWSLWTRDIEEEIVPLCRELGIGIVPYSPLGRGFFGGKVVDENAPANTFLRLNPRFQGENFEKNKNIYTKMEMLAEKHRCTPAQLALAWVLHQGDDVAPIPGTTKIKNLDDNISSLRLNLTKEDLEEISNAAPLTEVAGARVPDLFNSTSWQFADTPVRV; from the exons ATGGGTGAGATTCAAATTCCGAGGGTGAAACTGGGAAATCAAGGACTAGAG GTCTCGAAGCTGGGATTTGGTTGTATGGGACTGTCTGGAGTCTACAACAATCCTGTCCCTGATGATGTTGGCATTGCAATTATCAAGCATGCATTCAGTAAAGGAATCACGTTCTTTGATACAGCAGATGTTTATGGACCCTTTACTAATGAAGTCTTGATCGGGAAG GCGTTAAAGGAGTTGCCTAGAGAAAAGATCCAGTTAGCCACCAAATTTGGTATTGCTGGTTTTGACCCTGCCACTGGCATGACAGTGAATGGTACACCTAAGTATGTCCGCTCCTGTTGTGAAGCTAGCCTGAAACGTCTTGATGTGGAATACATTGATCTCTATTATCAACACCGGGTTGACAAGTCAGTACCAATAGAGGAAACT ATGGAGGAGCTTAAGAAGTTGGTTGCAGAAGGGAAAATTAAGTACATTGGGTTATCTGAACCTAGCCCAGACACAATAAGGAGGGCTCATGCAGTTCATCCCATTACTGCCTTACAAATGGAGTGGTCCCTCTGGACCCGCGATATTGAGGAAGAAATAGTCCCTCTTTGCAG AGAACTTGGAATTGGGATAGTTCCATACAGTCCTCTTGGACGTGGGTTTTTTGGCGGCAAGGTTGTTGATGAAAATGCGCCTGCAAACACTTTCCTG AGATTAAATCCTAGGTTTCAAGGTGAGAACTTTGAAAAGAACAAGAACATATACACTAAAATGGAGATGTTGGCTGAAAAGCACAGATGCACCCCTGCACAGCTTGCACTAGCTTGGGTTCTTCATCAAGGGGATGATGTGGCACCTATCCCTG GGACCACTAAGATCAAAAATCTTGATGATAATATCAGttccttgagattgaatctcaCAAAGGAAGATTTAGAAGAGATATCTAATGCAGCACCACTGACTGAGGTGGCAGGAGCTAGAGTACCTGACCTTTTTAATAGCACCTCATGGCAATTTGCAGATACACCAGTAAGGGtatga